In Candidatus Defluviilinea proxima, a single genomic region encodes these proteins:
- a CDS encoding tetratricopeptide repeat protein, with translation MSDKESKEKDGLLELIKKLWLPIAGLADAVTLAYNFYQLWLGDRTIITYIAGGIGVLILVISLAWVGFKSKTVEVDYSKENQVATKKTIKEPAYPLKYRKTARVGLVLVLLIIMWSSIVLAQRKQALLDEQQTLSAQRARETQYAIQTQQVQSVRDVQATQQAQEKLKDKMIVVVATFDGPEEVYGLRNEIVETLNTVFSKQDEVKIVAIKDVITPDMSSVYARTLGETYFADLVIWGWYRPTENPNITIHIENLSPTQVTSLKDSETYEPQATLDQLEAFEVQKRLGSETSTLISFLTGTLKYKSEDYRSAREYFSQVLEVNDVSTFIRQADLYFYMGYSNDKLKSYELSIQNYNKVIELDPDYALAYNNRGVAYDNLEQRKQAIQDYDKAIELNPKYALAYNNRGWSYYNLKQYKQAIQDYNKAIELDPEYALAYNNRGLVYDDLEQYEQALQDYNKAIELNPNLVWPFNNRGRVYDDMKQYEQAIQEYDKAIKLDSEYALNFNNRGWSYYNLKQYEQAIQDYNKAIELDPEYALAYNNRGLVYDDLKQYEQAIQDYNKAIQLDPEFVWPFNNRGRVYDDLEQYEQAIQDYNKAIELDPEYALAYNNRGIAYADLGQYEQAIQNYDKAIELDPKDAINYYNRGIAYNDSGQHEKAIQDYDKAIKLDPLYENAYCNRGIAYADLGQYEQAIQDYNKAIELDPEDAIVHNNRGVAYKNIKQYDQAILNYSKAIELNPKYARAYKNRGLVYEELGKTAEAQADFAKYKELTGKDVP, from the coding sequence CTGGAATTAATAAAGAAACTTTGGCTACCCATTGCAGGGTTAGCCGATGCAGTTACACTGGCATATAATTTTTATCAGCTATGGCTGGGGGATCGAACCATTATTACCTACATTGCTGGCGGAATTGGGGTTCTCATACTTGTCATTTCTCTAGCATGGGTTGGATTTAAAAGCAAAACAGTCGAGGTTGATTATTCTAAAGAGAATCAGGTCGCCACAAAGAAAACAATTAAGGAGCCTGCGTACCCTCTCAAATATAGAAAGACAGCACGCGTAGGTCTGGTTTTGGTGTTACTCATTATTATGTGGAGCAGCATTGTTTTGGCACAGCGAAAGCAGGCACTGCTGGATGAACAACAAACCCTCTCAGCCCAACGGGCGCGGGAGACACAATACGCCATCCAGACACAGCAGGTGCAATCTGTGCGAGATGTGCAGGCAACCCAGCAGGCTCAGGAAAAATTGAAAGATAAGATGATTGTCGTTGTCGCAACCTTCGATGGACCGGAAGAAGTCTATGGACTGCGGAACGAAATTGTAGAGACCCTCAATACCGTATTTTCAAAACAGGATGAAGTAAAAATCGTTGCCATCAAAGATGTGATTACTCCAGACATGAGCAGTGTTTATGCTCGAACCCTTGGTGAAACATATTTTGCAGATTTAGTGATTTGGGGATGGTATCGTCCCACAGAAAACCCCAATATCACCATCCATATTGAGAATTTATCTCCCACACAAGTCACATCGCTTAAAGATAGTGAAACTTACGAACCACAAGCTACACTCGATCAACTAGAGGCATTTGAAGTCCAAAAACGGCTCGGATCAGAAACTAGCACGCTCATCTCTTTCTTGACTGGAACTTTGAAATACAAATCGGAAGATTATCGATCTGCTCGGGAGTATTTTAGTCAGGTGCTAGAGGTAAATGATGTATCAACCTTCATACGCCAGGCAGATTTATATTTTTATATGGGATATTCAAATGATAAGTTAAAAAGCTATGAGCTAAGTATTCAAAATTACAACAAAGTCATTGAGCTTGACCCCGATTATGCGCTTGCCTACAATAATCGTGGCGTTGCTTATGATAACCTGGAGCAACGTAAACAAGCTATCCAAGATTACGACAAAGCCATCGAACTCAACCCTAAATATGCACTTGCCTACAATAATCGCGGATGGTCGTACTATAACCTAAAGCAATATAAACAAGCTATTCAAGATTACAACAAAGCCATCGAACTCGACCCTGAATATGCACTTGCCTATAACAATCGCGGCCTTGTTTATGATGATCTGGAGCAGTACGAACAAGCCCTTCAAGATTACAATAAGGCTATTGAGCTTAACCCTAATCTTGTCTGGCCTTTCAATAATCGTGGTCGAGTTTATGATGACATGAAACAATATGAACAAGCCATTCAGGAATATGACAAAGCCATTAAACTTGATTCTGAATATGCACTTAACTTTAATAATCGCGGATGGTCGTACTATAACCTAAAGCAATATGAACAAGCTATTCAGGATTACAACAAAGCCATCGAACTCGACCCTGAATATGCACTTGCCTATAACAATCGTGGCCTTGTTTATGACGATCTGAAACAGTACGAACAAGCCATTCAAGATTACAACAAGGCTATCCAGCTTGACCCCGAGTTTGTCTGGCCTTTCAATAATCGAGGTCGTGTTTACGATGATCTGGAACAGTACGAACAAGCCATTCAGGATTACAACAAAGCCATCGAACTTGACCCCGAATATGCACTTGCTTACAACAATCGTGGCATTGCATATGCTGATTTAGGGCAATATGAGCAAGCCATCCAGAATTATGACAAAGCCATCGAACTTGACCCCAAAGATGCAATTAATTACTACAATCGCGGTATTGCATATAATGATTCGGGGCAACATGAGAAGGCCATCCAAGATTATGACAAAGCGATCAAACTCGATCCACTGTATGAAAATGCCTATTGCAATCGTGGCATCGCATATGCTGATTTAGGTCAATATGAGCAAGCCATTCAGGATTACAACAAAGCCATCGAACTCGACCCTGAAGATGCTATCGTTCATAACAATCGTGGCGTTGCTTATAAAAACATAAAACAATACGATCAAGCCATTCTGAACTATAGTAAAGCCATTGAACTCAACCCCAAATATGCAAGAGCTTATAAAAATCGGGGATTAGTTTACGAGGAACTTGGCAAAACTGCCGAGGCCCAAGCAGATTTTGCAAAATATAAAGAACTCACGGGCAAAGATGTCCCGTGA